The stretch of DNA AAGAAACATTATAGGGCTCACCCGATACCAGGATATGTTTTATAAGTACGGAACTTTTGAATCCCCTGCAGGGATGACTGAACCAGATGATGAAGTTTTATGGAGCAATATCGATTACAATTATCAATCTTTATAATATCCGGTATATCCGGATTTATAATCATTTTATTTATTTTAGGTACTAATAACCCCTCTGAAATCTTTCAGAGGGGTTATTTCTTAAGAAATAACCCCTCTGAAATCTTTCAGAGGGGTTATTTCTTAAGAAAATTGAATTTTCATGTTTCTGCAAAGAAAGAATAAGTCTTATTGATTAGATCACCAAAAGATCGACAAACTCATTAACATTAAGATCGACAAGCTTTTCATATTCCAAAGAATTCTCCAATACCTGTTTTTGTTGTTTTTCAGGATAAATACGGGCCAGATTCACTTTATATTTTTTAATTAATTCAGGAATACCTTCATCTCTTCTCCTTTTGTGCCCTATCGGATATTCGACCACTATTTCGTCCAAAATAGATCCGTCATTTAATTCTACTGTTAAAGCATTAGCGATTGAACGCTTTTCCGGATCGTGATAATCTTTGGTAAACTGTATTTCTTCCACACACTCAATTTTGTCACGAAGCACATCAATCCTTGGGTCAGAAGCAATAGTATCTTCATAATCTGCAGCAGTCAGTCTCCCGAAGATAAGCGGCACTGCCACCATATATTGAATTGCATGATCACGGTCAGCAGGGTTATTTAACGGGCCTTTTTTATCAATAATACGAATGGCCGCCTCGTGAGTACGGATGGTGATCTTTTTAATATCATCGGCAGTTTTACCTAATTCCTTTAACTTATGATGGAACGTCATTGCTGCCTCTACAGCAGTTTGAGAATGAAATTCTGCAGGAAAGGAAATTTTGAACAATACATTTTCCATTACATAAGAACCATAGTCACGCTGAAATTTAAATTCATTTCCTTTAAACAACACATCATAAAAGCCCCATGTTTTAGCGGTAAGTACTGACGGATATCCCATTTCACCGGTCTTAGCAATCAATGCTAAGCGTACTGCTCTGGAAGTTGCATCACCTGCTGCCCATGATTTACGACTTCCCGTATTAGGAGCATGACGATAGGTTCTTAAAGACTGTCCGTCAACTAATGCTAATGAAACAGCATTGATCAGCTCATCACGTGTCAATCCTATTAATCTCCCAACAACGGCAGTTGAAGCCAGCTTCACTAATAGTACATGGTCCAGACCTACCCTATTGAATGAGTTTTCAAGAGCTATTACCCCTTGTATTTCATGGGCCATAATCATTGCCTCCAGTACCTGTTTCATTTTTAAAGGCTCTTTTCCTTCCGCAATATAAGCCCTGGACAACCAATCGGCAGTCGCTAAAATCCCTCCTAAATTATCCGAAGGATGTCCCCACTCTGCAGCTAACCAGGTATCATTAAAATCCAACCAGCGAATAATAGTTCCAATATTAAAAGCAGCCTGAACCGGATCCAATTGAAATTGAGTTCCCGGTACTTTAGCACCATTCGGAACAATTGTTCCTTTGACAATAGGCCCGAGTAATTTGGTACAGGCAGGATATGTTAAAGCTTCCAGCCCACATCCGATCGTATCTAAAAGACAGTAGTGAGCTGTTTTCCAGGCTAAATCATTCTTGATTTCGTAATTCAATACATAATCTGCAATATCTGTTAATACTTTATCCGGTTGCGGTCTTTCATTTGAAATGTGTGATGACATCTTTTTATTTTTAAATTTTATTATTATATATCTGTTGAATTGATTGATTATCGGCTTCCTATAGGAACAAAATCTTTATTTTCAGGCCCTGTATAATTGGCACTTGGACGGATAATTTTTCCATCCTGTCTTTGTTCGATGATGTGTGCACTCCATCCTGTTACTCTGGATACGACAAACAATGGGGTAAACATTAAAGTCGGAACCCCCAT from Chryseobacterium piperi encodes:
- a CDS encoding bifunctional 2-methylcitrate dehydratase/aconitate hydratase, whose amino-acid sequence is MSSHISNERPQPDKVLTDIADYVLNYEIKNDLAWKTAHYCLLDTIGCGLEALTYPACTKLLGPIVKGTIVPNGAKVPGTQFQLDPVQAAFNIGTIIRWLDFNDTWLAAEWGHPSDNLGGILATADWLSRAYIAEGKEPLKMKQVLEAMIMAHEIQGVIALENSFNRVGLDHVLLVKLASTAVVGRLIGLTRDELINAVSLALVDGQSLRTYRHAPNTGSRKSWAAGDATSRAVRLALIAKTGEMGYPSVLTAKTWGFYDVLFKGNEFKFQRDYGSYVMENVLFKISFPAEFHSQTAVEAAMTFHHKLKELGKTADDIKKITIRTHEAAIRIIDKKGPLNNPADRDHAIQYMVAVPLIFGRLTAADYEDTIASDPRIDVLRDKIECVEEIQFTKDYHDPEKRSIANALTVELNDGSILDEIVVEYPIGHKRRRDEGIPELIKKYKVNLARIYPEKQQKQVLENSLEYEKLVDLNVNEFVDLLVI